The Garra rufa chromosome 8, GarRuf1.0, whole genome shotgun sequence genome has a segment encoding these proteins:
- the stx19 gene encoding syntaxin-19 — protein sequence MKDRMEELRQRMKASDKPVDNNPFNKEEEDEDMDPSSMIGLQAVIFESEPFLEIFLKEAQSIRDSIAELNSEVNKFSQQQRNFVATIRRLSIMKRESSMTRDIKLLAESLHKRLDALSKQAKRTEAELGPDVAASRIQKTQHAALFRQFQQVMRQHNDAILSKQDKCKQFIIRQLEVSGREVSEEEVDNMLEQGKWEIFNENIIVDAKITRTQLSEIEQRHKELLNLESNMKDLRDLFLDVFMLVEEQGHQIENIQANVEKTQDYVAVTKEKFKMAARYKKKNPIRRLCCCCCPWFR from the coding sequence ATGAAGGACCGCATGGAGGAGTTGCGTCAGCGGATGAAGGCCAGTGATAAGCCTGTGGACAACAACCCCTTCAACAaagaggaggaggatgaggacatGGACCCGTCCTCGATGATAGGACTGCAGGCCGTGATCTTTGAGTCAGAGCCCTTCCTGGAGATCTTCCTGAAGGAGGCTCAGAGCATTCGTGACAGCATTGCAGAGCTGAACTCTGAAGTCAATAAGTTCAGCCAGCAGCAGAGAAACTTTGTGGCCACCATCAGGCGCCTCAGCATCATGAAAAGGGAGAGCAGCATGACGCGAGACATCAAGTTGCTGGCCGAGAGCCTGCATAAAAGGTTGGACGCTCTTTCCAAGCAGGCTAAGCGAACCGAGGCCGAGCTGGGCCCGGATGTCGCCGCATCCCGTATCCAGAAGACCCAACACGCTGCCCTCTTTCGGCAATTCCAGCAAGTAATGCGCCAACACAATGACGCCATCTTGAGCAAGCAGGACAAATGCAAGCAGTTTATCATCCGGCAGCTGGAGGTATCAGGTCGTGAGGTATCCGAAGAAGAGGTGGATAACATGTTAGAGCAGGGCAAGTGGGAGATCTTCAATGAGAACATCATAGTGGATGCAAAGATCACCCGAACGCAGCTCTCAGAGATTGAGCAACGCCACAAAGAGCTCCTGAACCTGGAAAGCAACATGAAGGACCTGCGAGATCTCTTTCTAGATGTGTTCATGCTGGTGGAAGAGCAAGGGCACCAGATCGAGAACATACAAGCCAATGTGGAGAAGACGCAAGACTATGTAGCGGTCACAAAGGAGAAGTTCAAAATGGCTGCGAGATATAAGAAGAAGAACCCTATCAGAAGACTTTGCTGCTGTTGCTGTCCTTGGTTCAGATAG